One window of the Buchnera aphidicola (Meitanaphis elongallis) genome contains the following:
- the trmD gene encoding tRNA (guanosine(37)-N1)-methyltransferase TrmD — MSLHIGIISIFPEMFCTITNYGITRKAIQKGIMKLDIINPRDHTNNKHRNIDDRPYGGGSGMLMTAEPLKSAIEYTKSILKHNTKVFYLSPKGSKLNQKKIITLSKMQHIILLCGRYKGIDERLIHSKIIDEEISIGDYILSGGELPAMVLIDTLCRLIPGSLGRQQSKKDDSFYHGLLDCPHYTRPKIFNNIKVPKILLSGNHQKIKIWRLKQSLGYTWIKRPDLLNNMVLTKEETILLEQFKKKYSHQNTIK, encoded by the coding sequence ATGTCTTTACACATAGGAATAATCAGCATTTTTCCAGAAATGTTTTGTACTATTACTAACTACGGAATTACTAGAAAAGCAATTCAAAAAGGAATTATGAAATTAGATATCATAAATCCAAGAGATCATACCAATAATAAACATCGAAATATTGATGATCGTCCTTATGGAGGAGGGTCTGGTATGCTAATGACAGCAGAACCATTAAAATCAGCTATTGAATATACAAAATCTATACTCAAACATAATACAAAAGTATTCTATTTATCGCCAAAAGGATCTAAGCTAAATCAAAAAAAAATTATAACATTATCTAAAATGCAACACATAATCTTACTATGTGGACGATATAAAGGCATAGACGAACGACTTATACATAGCAAAATCATAGATGAAGAAATATCCATTGGAGATTACATCTTAAGTGGAGGAGAACTTCCTGCTATGGTTTTAATTGACACATTATGTCGTCTTATTCCTGGATCATTAGGACGACAACAATCTAAAAAGGACGATTCATTTTATCATGGATTATTAGATTGTCCTCATTATACTAGACCTAAAATTTTTAATAATATAAAAGTTCCCAAAATCTTATTGTCAGGTAATCACCAAAAAATAAAAATTTGGAGATTAAAACAATCATTAGGATATACCTGGATTAAAAGACCAGACTTGTTAAATAATATGGTACTTACAAAAGAAGAAACAATTTTATTAGAACAATTTAAAAAAAAATACTCACATCAAAACACGATAAAATAA